Genomic DNA from Pseudomonas fitomaticsae:
CTCTGAAGGCGTGATCGAAGCGGCCCGTGTCGTCGCTGCAACAGGTCCGTTCCAGCGTCCAGTGATCCCGGCTATTGCGCCGAAAGATGAACGCCTGCTGCAGATTCACTCAGCCGACTATCGCAACCCGCAACAACTGCCGACCGGCGCGGTACTGGTGGTCGGCGCCGGTTCGTCGGGCGTGCAGATCGCCGACGAATTGCAGCGTTCGGGCAAGCAGGTTTACCTCTCGGTCGGCGCCCATGACCGCCCTCCTCGCGCTTACCGCAACCGTGATTTCTGCTGGTGGCTCGGCGTGCTCGGCGAGTGGGATCAGGCTGCAATGAAACCCGGCCGCGAGCACGTGACCATCGCCGTCAGCGGTGCCCATGGTGGCCGTACCATCGACTTCCGTGGCCTGGCCCATCGCGGCATGACTCTGGTTGGCGTCACCGAGTCGTTCAGCGACGGCGTGGTGACCTTCAAGCAAGACCTGCGCGACAACCTCAAGCGCGGCGACGAGAACTACCTCGCGCTGCTGGATGCCGCCGATGCCTATATCGAACGCAACGGCCTCGATCTGCCGCTGGAACCGGAAGCCCGGGAAACCTATCCGGATCCTGAATGCGTGAAAAACCCGCTGGCCGATCTCGATCTGGCCGCCGCCGACATCACCTCGATCATCTGGGCCACCGGGTTTGCCGTGGACTATTCGTGGCTGAAAGTCGCCGCTTTCGACGACAACGGCAAGCCGCAACATCAGCGCGGTGTGTCCAGCGAATCGGGTGTGTATTTCCTCGGTCTGCCGTGGCAGTCACGACGCGGTTCGTCGTTCATCTGGGGCGTGTGGCACGACGCCAAGCACGTGGCCGATCACATCGCCACCCAGCGCAAATACCTGGCCTATCGCGATGCCGAACAACGCGAAGCCGCGCTGCACAACAACGCTGTCGACACCGTCGACGCTTGATTTCCCTCTTCAATCCCGGCACCCGTCGCGCCGGGCCCGATTTCGTCAGGAGCCTCACATGAGTCAGCCAACCCATACCCGCATTCGCATGTTCAACACCAAGGACACCTACCCGAACCAGACCCTGGACAACGACCTGTGCCAGGCCGTGCGTGCCGGCAACACCGTGTATGTCCGTGGTCAGGTCGGGACCAATTTCGATGGCGAACTGGTCGGCCTCGGCGACCCGCGCGCGCAGACCGAACAGGCGATGCGCAACGTCAAGCAACTGCTCGAAGAGGCCGGCAGCGACCTGAGCCATATCGTCAAGACCACCACTTACCTGATCGATCCGCGCTACCGCGAGCCGGTGTATCAGGAAGTCGGTAAATGGCTGAAGGGCGTGTTCCCGATCTCCACCGGGCTGGTGGTGTCGGCTTTGGGTCAGCCGCAGTGGCTGATGGAAATTGATGTGGTGGCGGTGATTCCCGAGTAATTCGACCTTAGCGAAAGGAGGCCACACATGACATTTTCCATCGCCGCCCGCTGCCCCGAAACCGGGCAGTTCGGCATCGCCATCAGCTCCTCCAGCATTGCCGTCGGCGCCCGTTGCCCGTGGCTGTTGCCGGGTGTTGGCGCGGTGTCGAGCCAGAACATCACCCTGCCGTCGCTCGGCCCGGAAGTGCTCGCCCTGATGGAACAAGGCCTGGCGCCCGACGCCGCGCTGGACAAGGTGCTGACCCGCAACGGCTACAGTCAGTACCGGCAGATCACGGCAATCAATCATCTCGGCCAGACCGCGCATTTCAGCGGCGCGCAGACTCTCGGCGTGCACAACGCCGTGTCCGGCGAGCAATGCGTGGCGGCGGGCAACATGCTCGCCGGGCGCTCGGTGATCGAAGCCATGGTCAGCGCGTTCGAAGAAGGCGAAGGTCAATTGGCCGATCGCCTGATCAAGGCCCTGCACGCCGCCCAGGCCTTGGGCGGTGAAGCAGGCCCGGTGCATTCGGCAGCCGTGGTCGTGGTCGGCGATCTGACCTGGCCCATCGTCAACCTGCGGGTGGACTGGGCCGATGAAGACCCGATCGGCCAATTGCAAAAACTCTGGGACGCCTATCGCCCGCAGCTTCAGGACTACATCGACCGCGCCCTCGATCCGGCGAAGGCGCCGGGCTACGGGGTTGCCGGAGACGACCGATGAGCAACAGCGTCGCGTTGCTCAAGACGCTGGTGGGGTTCGACACCACCAGCCGCGAGTCCAACCTGCAATTGATCGACTTCGTGCGTAGCTACCTCGAAGGTTTCGACGTGCCGTGCGAGCTGATCTACAACGATGAGCGCAGCAAGGCCAATCTGTTCGCCACGATCGGCCCGGCCGATCAGCCGGGCATCGTGCTGTCGGGACACACCGATGTGGTGCCGGCGGACGGTCAGCCATGGACGCTGCCGCCGTTTGAACTCAGCGAGCGCGACGGCAAGCTTTACGGTCGCGGCACGGCGGACATGAAGGGCTACATCGCCTGCGTGCTGGCGCTGGTGCCGTCGTTGATCGAAGCATCATTGCGCCTGCCGGTGCACATTGCTTTGTCCTATGACGAAGAGGTCGGCTGCCTCGGCGTGCGTTCACTGCTCAAGGTGCTGGAGCAACGTCCGGTCAAACCGTTGCTGTGCATCATCGGCGAACCGACCGAACTCAAACCGGTGCTCGGGCACAAGGGCAAACTGGCGATGCGCTGTGATGTTCAGGGTCATGCCTGTCACTCGGCCTATGCGCCACTCGGCGTCAATGCCATCGAATGCGCCGCAGAATTGATCGGCGAGCTGGGACGCATCGGTCGACAGCTCAAGGATGAACACCTCGATCCGCGTTTCGACCCGCCGTATTCCACGGTGCAAACCGGTGTGATCAGCGGCGGCAAGGCGTTGAACATCGTCCCCGCCGATTGCCGTTTCGACTTTGAAATCCGTGCCCTGCCCTCGCAGGATCCGGCGCTTGTCGCGCAACAACTCAAGGCCTACGCCGAGCAGCAGATGCTGCCGCGCATGCGGGCGGTCAGCGAGCAGAGTGATATCCGGTTCAGCGAATTGTCGGCCTATCCGGGATTGGCTACCGACGCCCGAAGCCAGGCAGCCGAATTGATCGCCACGTTCTGTGGCTCGGACGATTTCGGCACCGTGGCGTTTGGCACTGAAGGCGGACTGTTCGATGCGGTGGGGATTCCCACGGTGGTATGCGGCCCCGGCAGCATGGATCAGGGCCACAAGCCGGACGAGTTTGTCAGCCTCGATCAGCTCACGGCCTGCGATGCGATGCTGCAACGGATGGTGGCGTCGATTCGCCTCTGAAAAACCGGTCTGGCTGCTGGATCAGGTCCGCAGCCAAGCCGCACCAACACCGACAGACAGCTGCTCCGATGGAGGTCAGCTGCGTTGTCGTTCATGGCGCTGAAACGCCCGAAGCAGAGCGCTTTCAGCTGACCGGAGAGCCTCGTTTTTTTAACGCCTGAAGCAACAAAACTACTAATTTATCTCTCCCCTTTCCTTGCCCATGATCGACCCCAACAAGAAATGCGCCGTCCGTGCCGGCGCTCACTGAAGTACGTCCACGTACTCGTCCTTGCCTTGGAGTTCGTCATGACCACCTCTGCAACAACGTCCGCACCGCTCATTGAAAAACACACGATCGGCTACGTGCCGCCCGAAGATCGCCACGGAAAGGTTCGGGATCTGTTCACCCTCTGGTTCGGCGGCAACATCGCGCCGTTGCCCATCGTCACCGGCGCCCTTGGCGTGCAGCTGTTCCACCTGAATCTGGTGTGGGGCATCGTCGCCATTCTGGTCGGTCACCTGGTCGGCGGTGTGTTGATGGCGCTGCACTCGGCGCAAGGCCCGCAGATGGGCATTCCGCAGATGATCCAGAGCCGTGCGCAGTTCGGCTCCCTCGGCGCGCTGCTGGTGGTGTTGATCGCCGGCGTCATGTACATCGGCTTCTTCGCCTCCAACATCGTGCTGGCTGGCAAGTCGCTGCATGGCGTGGTCGACAGCGTTCCGGTGCCGGTCGGCATCGTCATCGGCGCGCTGGGTTCGGGGATCATCGGCATCATCGGTTATCGCTTCATCCACGTGCTCAACCGCATCGGCACCTGGGTGCTTGGGATCGGCATCGTGGTCGGCTTCGGCTACATCCTCACCCACATCCAGACCGATGACTTCCTCACTCGCGGCAGCTTCAATATCTCGGGCTGGCTTGCGACGGTGTCGTTGGCGGCGTTGTGGCAGATTGCGTTTGCGCCTTACGTGTCGGACTACTCGCGTTACTTGCCGGCGAATGTGCCGGTGGCGGCGACCTTCTGGACGACCTATCTGGGATCGGCGCTGGGTTCGAGCCTGTCGTTCGTGTTCGGCGCCGTTGCCGTGCTGGCAACGCCCGTGGGCATGGACACCATGGATGCGGTGAAACTCGCCACGGGCGCCATCGGCCCCTTGATGCTGGTGCTGTTCCTGCTCAGCGTCATCAGCCACAACGCCCTCAACCTGTATGGTGCGGTGCTGTCGCTGATCACGCTGGTGCAGACCTTCGCCTACCGCTGGATTCCGACCGCCAAGAGCCGCGCAGTGATTTCGATCATTGTCCTGCTGGCCTGCTGCTTCGCTGCGGTCGGCGCTTCGGCAGACTTCATCGGCCACTTCGTCGACATGGTGCTGGTGTTGTTGGTCGTACTGGTGCCGTGGACCGCGATCAACCTGATCGACTTCTATGCCATCCACAAAGGCCAGTACGACATCGGCTCGATCTTCCAGGTCGATGGCGGCATCTACGGACGTTACAACCCGCAAGCCTTGCTGGCTTACGCGATCGGTATCGCGGTGCAGATTCCGTTCATGAACACGCCGCTGTACGTGGGGCCGGTGTCGGCGCACATCAACGGCGCGGACCTGTCGTGGGTGGTTGGCTTGCTGGTGACCTCGCCGCTGTATTTCTGGCTGGCGACCCGTGACAGTGCGTATCGTCGGCGGCTGACCTCCGGAAAACTGGCGAACAGTCTGTAAGCCATCCGTTCTGCGCTGACACAAGAAGGCCCTCGAATACGAGGGCCTTTTTGCTTTGTAGCGAAGCGTCTATTTCGCCTTGAACGCCTCACGCCGGGCCTGTCGTTCAGCGGCGTACGCATCTTGCGGCTGGCTGATCAAATCCTCACGGCGCAACACTTCACCGCAGTGATCGCACAACGGCCCGAGGCCAGCGCTGTGGTTGCAGTTCTTGTGGGTCATGTTCACCGCCAACCCTTCCTCCGGCGACTTGCACCAGGTCTCGCCCCAGGCGCGTAACGCCATCACCACCGGGTAAAACGCCTCGCCTTTTGCGGTGAGGTGATACTCGTAGCGTTTCGGCCGCTCGTTATACAGGCGGCGCTCGACCAGACCGTCCGCCTCGAGGCTTTTCAGACGGGCGGCGACCATCTGCGGCGTACCGCCGGTCTGGGCCAGGATCTCGTCGTAGCGATGGCTGCCCATGAACAATTCGCGCAAAACCAGCACCGTCCAGCGGTCGCCGACGATCGACTCGGCCCGGGAAATCGGGCACAGCGTATCGGGAAGACTATCGTTTACAGCCATCAGGGCTTGCCTCTTTCACAGTTACTATGATTATCATATCAACACGATGCGGGAACAAGCCCTGAGCATCGATCACTCTCATTGCCGGAGTACATCGCCATGTCGAAACCTCTCTATCCGCTCGACAGAACCGCCTACCTGCTGGTCGATCCGTACAACGATTTTCTCTCCGACGGCGGCAAGATCTTTCCGCTGATCAGGCCGATGGCCGAGCAGAACGGCCTGCTCGACAACCTGCGCAAACTCGATCGCGCCGTGCGGGCCCTGCCGATTCCGGTCGTCATCGTACCGCATCACCGCTGGGTCAAAGGCGACTACGAGAACTGGGATCACCCAACCCCGACCCAACAAAAGATCATGCACATGCACCACTTCGCACGCGGCGAATGGGGCGGTGAATGGCACCCGGATTTCGCGCCGAAGGACGGCGACATCGTGGTCCAGGAACACTGGGGCTCCAGCGGTTTCGCCAACACCGACCTGGATTTTCGCCTGAAACAGCAAGGCGTCACCCACGTGATCATCGTCGGCCTGCTCGCCAATACCTGCATCGAAGCCACCGCGCGCTACGCATCGGAACTCGGCTATCACGTCACGCTGGTGCGCGATGCCACCGCCGCATTCAAGGAGGAAATGATGCACGCCGCCCACGAACTCAACGGCCCGACGTTCGCCCATGTCATCACCACCACGGACGAACTGATCGCCAGTCTTCAGTCGCAAGGTGACGCGAAATGAGTCTGACCGGCCACCTGCTGATCGGCGCCGCTGACGTGCCTGCCACCGAGGGCACAATGAAGGCGCTGAATCCGGCAACCAACACGCTGATCGAACCGGAATTCGCCTTCGGCGGCAGGGCGCAGGTCGATCAGGCGGCAACCCTCGCTGACGCGGCCTTCGATAGCTACAGCCACACTTCGCTGGCCGAGCGTGCGGCGTTTCTCGAAAGCATCGCCGACAACCTCAACGCCGCGCGCGAGGAACTGGCCGCCCGCGCCGCACTGGAAACCGGTCTGCCTCAGGCGCAACTCGAAGGCGAAGCTGCCAGAGCTGCGACCCAGTTCCGTCAGTTCGCCGAGGTGGTGCGCAAAGGGCGCTTTCTGCAACTGGCCATCGACCCGGCGCAACCTGATCGTCAGCCCCGGCCACGGATGGATCATCGACTGCAGAAAGTCGCCATCGGCCCGGTAGCGATTTTCGGTGCGAGCAATTTTCCGATCTCCTATTCGGTGGCCGGCGGCGACACTGCGTCGGCACTCGCGGCCGGTGCGACGGTGATTCTCAAGGCGCACAACGCGCATCCCGGGGCCTCGGAAATCCAGGCTCGCGCGATCCGCAAAGCGGTGCAGATGCATGGCTTGCACGAGGGTGTTTTTTCGATGGTGCGCGGTGGCGGCAATGCGATCGGTGAGGCGCTGGTCGATCATCCATTGATTAAAGCGGTGACGTTCACAGGTTCAGAGGTGGGCGGTATGGCGCTTTATCGCCGCGCTCAATTACGGCCCGATCCGATTCCGGTGTTCACCGAAATGACCAGCGTCAACCCGACGTTCATTCTGCCCGAGGCACTGGAGGCACGCGGCGCGGAAATCGGTGACGGTTTCGTCGAACGAATGCTGGTCAATGTCGGGCAAGCCTGTCTGTGTCCGTCGATTCTGATCGCGGTCGAAGGCGAAGGTCTGCAAGCGCTGCGCAGCGCCATGATCAACCGGGTTAGCGCAGCGCCGGCACGCACGATGCTGACGCCGGGGATTCACGGTTCATACGTCAAAGGACTGGAGGCGATGGAAAGCGTGGGGGCGAATCTGGTGGCGGTCGGCGCACCGGCAGATGGTCAACTTGAGGGACGCTCGGCGTTGCTGGAAGTTGACGGCCAACGCCTGCTCAGCGAACCGGCGCTGGCCCATGAAGTGTTCGGCCCAGCCGCGCTATTGGTAACGGTCAACGATGAAGAAGAGTTGCTGGCCGTCGCGCGTTCGTTCAAGGGTCAGTTGAGCGCAGCCATTCACCTTGAAGACCGCGATCTGGATCTGGCCCGGCGTCTGCTGCCGATCCTCGAACGCCGCACCGGACGCATCGTGGTCAACGCCTTCGCCCATCCGCAGGAAGTGACCTTCGCCACCGTACACGGCGGGCCGTTCCCGGCCACTTCGGACAGCCGTTTCACCTCGGTCGGCATGACGTCAATCGAGCGTTTTCTGCGGCCGGTGGCATATCAGGGCTTTCCCGATGCATTGCTGCCGGAGGTGTTGCGCGAAGGTAATCCACTCGGCCTGCCCCGCAGCATCGACGGCCAATAAAAAATGCCCGGTTCGGCGAATCACCGAACCGGGCAAGCTTTTCAATCAAATGAGCAGGTCTTCATAGAAAGCACCGTACGGAAGCTCGGGGTGTTCGATCTGGATTTCCAGAATCCACACACCGGCATTCGGAGCCTGATCAAAGTCACCGAGATTGCCGCCGCGATAGATCGCATGAGGGAAATCGCTGACCCGGTGGCCCTTGATGTCCAGATTCAGCTTCCAGCCCATGGTTTCGGCCTGATCGGTGGCGTAACGATACAGCTCGACACCGGTCACACCCTGACGCCAGAAGGCTTCAACCTTGTCGAAGAGTTCTTTGGATGCTGCCGCACAAGCGACCATTTGCGGATCGGAACCGGTAACGAACGTCGCCCCGGCATCGCCTTCGTGGCCTTCCCAGACCACGCCCATATCGATGAAGAAAATGTCTTCGTCGCCCAAAACCGGATCGCCGTCGGAACGTTCCTTGAAGGTCTTCAGCGTGTTGGCGCCGAAGCGGATCAGCAGCGGATGCCAGATCCGGTCCATGCCCAGTTCGACGAGAATTTGTTTACCCCGGGCATGGGCTTGCGATTCGCGCATGCCGGGTTTGATCACCTTGGCGATCTCTTCCACGGCCTTCCAGGTCAACTGCTGGGCGTGGCGCATGGTTTCCAGCACAAAACGCTCACCTACCGCTTCTTTCCCGCTCAGGGCTGTGGTCATCGCTGATTCCTTCTGGCTAATCGCTTGCGCTGTATAGTTTTTTATATTGCGAAACAGGACGCCTAAGATACAACCATGACACAACGTGTCAATTCTCTTCTGCGCGCACCACACCGCGCTCTTCCAGCAAGCGCACAAACATGCTCAGACTGCGCGAAACCGTACCCCGCCGCCATACCAGCCACGTCGTCAGATAGCGAAAATCCGACGCCAGCGGCCAGACGCTGACCGTCGCGCAACCGGGCATGCTTTGCAGCATGCTGCGCGGCATCAAAGCCAGGCCGGCACCCGCACTGACGCAGGCGAGCATGCCGTGATAGGACTCCATTTCAAAAATCTTGCCCGGCACCGCAGCATCGGTGCTGAACCATTTTTCGAAGTGATGGCGATAGGAACAGTTCGAGCGGAACGCATAGATGTTCTCGCCGTTCACGTCCGCCGCGCGCTGGATCGGCCCGTGATTAAGCGGCGAGATGATGACCATTTCCTCTTCGAACGCCGGAATGCCTTCCAGCGCCGGATGCAAGACCGGGCCATCAACGAACGCAGCCGCCAGACGCCCGGAAAGCACACCGTCGATCATCGTCCCGGACGGCCCGGTCGACAGGTCCAGATCGACCTTCGGGTGTTGCTGGTTATAGGTCGCCAGCAAACCGGGAATGCGCACCGCCGCCGTGCTTTCCAGGGAGCCCAGCGGGAACGCGCCTTGCGGTTCCTCGCCGGCCACCGTGGCGCGGGCTTCCTGCACCAGATCGAGAATGCGCCGCGCGTATTCAAGAAAACTCCAGCCAGCCGGCGACAGGCGCAAGCGGCTTTTCTCACGGATGAACAGGTCGACGCCCAGATCTTCCTCCAACTGCTTGATGCGGGTCGTCAGGTTCGACGGCACGCGATGGATCTGCGCCGCCGCCGCGCTGATGCTGCCGTGCTCGGCAACGGCCTTGAAGATTTCCAGTTGCACCAGATCCACAGTCATTCTCCAATCGTGAAAGAAACGCTCTTTATTATTCAGTTTCCAGAAACCAAACGCCACCCTACTCTGAGCGCATCCACTGACCTCGCAGGACGATGCCATGAGCCCGATTTCCAGCCAGACCCACGCCATCTCGATCAACCCCGCCACCGGCGAGCAGATCGGTCACTACGCTTTCGAATCCGCCGAAGCCCTCGACGCTGCGCTGACCCGCGCCGCGTTCGGCTTCAACAAGTGGAAACGCAAACCGCTGCAGGATCGCTCCCGCGCCCTGACCGCACTGGCCGGCGCCCTGCGTGACAGCAGCGAAGCCATGGCCACCATGATCAC
This window encodes:
- a CDS encoding flavin-containing monooxygenase gives rise to the protein MTTEIIKTDTLVVGAGQAGVAMSEHLSKLGVPHLVLERSRIAERWRTGRWDSLVANGPAWHDRFPGMEFDDVDPDGFAHKERVADYFEAYAKKFNAPIRTGVDVKSVVRNVGRPGFTVETSEGVIEAARVVAATGPFQRPVIPAIAPKDERLLQIHSADYRNPQQLPTGAVLVVGAGSSGVQIADELQRSGKQVYLSVGAHDRPPRAYRNRDFCWWLGVLGEWDQAAMKPGREHVTIAVSGAHGGRTIDFRGLAHRGMTLVGVTESFSDGVVTFKQDLRDNLKRGDENYLALLDAADAYIERNGLDLPLEPEARETYPDPECVKNPLADLDLAAADITSIIWATGFAVDYSWLKVAAFDDNGKPQHQRGVSSESGVYFLGLPWQSRRGSSFIWGVWHDAKHVADHIATQRKYLAYRDAEQREAALHNNAVDTVDA
- a CDS encoding RidA family protein, producing the protein MSQPTHTRIRMFNTKDTYPNQTLDNDLCQAVRAGNTVYVRGQVGTNFDGELVGLGDPRAQTEQAMRNVKQLLEEAGSDLSHIVKTTTYLIDPRYREPVYQEVGKWLKGVFPISTGLVVSALGQPQWLMEIDVVAVIPE
- a CDS encoding DUF1028 domain-containing protein; translation: MTFSIAARCPETGQFGIAISSSSIAVGARCPWLLPGVGAVSSQNITLPSLGPEVLALMEQGLAPDAALDKVLTRNGYSQYRQITAINHLGQTAHFSGAQTLGVHNAVSGEQCVAAGNMLAGRSVIEAMVSAFEEGEGQLADRLIKALHAAQALGGEAGPVHSAAVVVVGDLTWPIVNLRVDWADEDPIGQLQKLWDAYRPQLQDYIDRALDPAKAPGYGVAGDDR
- the argE gene encoding acetylornithine deacetylase; the encoded protein is MSNSVALLKTLVGFDTTSRESNLQLIDFVRSYLEGFDVPCELIYNDERSKANLFATIGPADQPGIVLSGHTDVVPADGQPWTLPPFELSERDGKLYGRGTADMKGYIACVLALVPSLIEASLRLPVHIALSYDEEVGCLGVRSLLKVLEQRPVKPLLCIIGEPTELKPVLGHKGKLAMRCDVQGHACHSAYAPLGVNAIECAAELIGELGRIGRQLKDEHLDPRFDPPYSTVQTGVISGGKALNIVPADCRFDFEIRALPSQDPALVAQQLKAYAEQQMLPRMRAVSEQSDIRFSELSAYPGLATDARSQAAELIATFCGSDDFGTVAFGTEGGLFDAVGIPTVVCGPGSMDQGHKPDEFVSLDQLTACDAMLQRMVASIRL
- a CDS encoding purine-cytosine permease family protein — protein: MTTSATTSAPLIEKHTIGYVPPEDRHGKVRDLFTLWFGGNIAPLPIVTGALGVQLFHLNLVWGIVAILVGHLVGGVLMALHSAQGPQMGIPQMIQSRAQFGSLGALLVVLIAGVMYIGFFASNIVLAGKSLHGVVDSVPVPVGIVIGALGSGIIGIIGYRFIHVLNRIGTWVLGIGIVVGFGYILTHIQTDDFLTRGSFNISGWLATVSLAALWQIAFAPYVSDYSRYLPANVPVAATFWTTYLGSALGSSLSFVFGAVAVLATPVGMDTMDAVKLATGAIGPLMLVLFLLSVISHNALNLYGAVLSLITLVQTFAYRWIPTAKSRAVISIIVLLACCFAAVGASADFIGHFVDMVLVLLVVLVPWTAINLIDFYAIHKGQYDIGSIFQVDGGIYGRYNPQALLAYAIGIAVQIPFMNTPLYVGPVSAHINGADLSWVVGLLVTSPLYFWLATRDSAYRRRLTSGKLANSL
- a CDS encoding winged helix-turn-helix transcriptional regulator is translated as MAVNDSLPDTLCPISRAESIVGDRWTVLVLRELFMGSHRYDEILAQTGGTPQMVAARLKSLEADGLVERRLYNERPKRYEYHLTAKGEAFYPVVMALRAWGETWCKSPEEGLAVNMTHKNCNHSAGLGPLCDHCGEVLRREDLISQPQDAYAAERQARREAFKAK
- a CDS encoding isochorismatase family cysteine hydrolase, giving the protein MSKPLYPLDRTAYLLVDPYNDFLSDGGKIFPLIRPMAEQNGLLDNLRKLDRAVRALPIPVVIVPHHRWVKGDYENWDHPTPTQQKIMHMHHFARGEWGGEWHPDFAPKDGDIVVQEHWGSSGFANTDLDFRLKQQGVTHVIIVGLLANTCIEATARYASELGYHVTLVRDATAAFKEEMMHAAHELNGPTFAHVITTTDELIASLQSQGDAK
- a CDS encoding aldehyde dehydrogenase (NADP(+)), with the translated sequence MSLTGHLLIGAADVPATEGTMKALNPATNTLIEPEFAFGGRAQVDQAATLADAAFDSYSHTSLAERAAFLESIADNLNAAREELAARAALETGLPQAQLEGEAARAATQFRQFAEVVRKGRFLQLAIDPAQPDRQPRPRMDHRLQKVAIGPVAIFGASNFPISYSVAGGDTASALAAGATVILKAHNAHPGASEIQARAIRKAVQMHGLHEGVFSMVRGGGNAIGEALVDHPLIKAVTFTGSEVGGMALYRRAQLRPDPIPVFTEMTSVNPTFILPEALEARGAEIGDGFVERMLVNVGQACLCPSILIAVEGEGLQALRSAMINRVSAAPARTMLTPGIHGSYVKGLEAMESVGANLVAVGAPADGQLEGRSALLEVDGQRLLSEPALAHEVFGPAALLVTVNDEEELLAVARSFKGQLSAAIHLEDRDLDLARRLLPILERRTGRIVVNAFAHPQEVTFATVHGGPFPATSDSRFTSVGMTSIERFLRPVAYQGFPDALLPEVLREGNPLGLPRSIDGQ
- a CDS encoding M24 family metallopeptidase; translated protein: MTTALSGKEAVGERFVLETMRHAQQLTWKAVEEIAKVIKPGMRESQAHARGKQILVELGMDRIWHPLLIRFGANTLKTFKERSDGDPVLGDEDIFFIDMGVVWEGHEGDAGATFVTGSDPQMVACAAASKELFDKVEAFWRQGVTGVELYRYATDQAETMGWKLNLDIKGHRVSDFPHAIYRGGNLGDFDQAPNAGVWILEIQIEHPELPYGAFYEDLLI
- the ptrR gene encoding putrescine utilization regulator PtrR, with protein sequence MDLVQLEIFKAVAEHGSISAAAAQIHRVPSNLTTRIKQLEEDLGVDLFIREKSRLRLSPAGWSFLEYARRILDLVQEARATVAGEEPQGAFPLGSLESTAAVRIPGLLATYNQQHPKVDLDLSTGPSGTMIDGVLSGRLAAAFVDGPVLHPALEGIPAFEEEMVIISPLNHGPIQRAADVNGENIYAFRSNCSYRHHFEKWFSTDAAVPGKIFEMESYHGMLACVSAGAGLALMPRSMLQSMPGCATVSVWPLASDFRYLTTWLVWRRGTVSRSLSMFVRLLEERGVVRAEEN